A single Sutterella megalosphaeroides DNA region contains:
- a CDS encoding cupin domain-containing protein — MTETIPADAPKATPFETGELQTSDFFKTNFSGPVYLKMLTDNPSAPIANVTFAPGTLNSWHVHKGGQMLLVTHGRGWYCEWEGVARELKPGDVVDIPAGVKHWHGAAKDSWFAHVSIEIDPEKGPAEWLEPVAEEEYAKLP; from the coding sequence ATGACCGAAACGATTCCCGCCGACGCCCCGAAGGCGACGCCCTTTGAAACGGGCGAACTGCAAACGAGCGACTTCTTCAAGACCAATTTCTCGGGTCCCGTCTACCTCAAGATGCTCACGGACAATCCCTCCGCCCCGATCGCGAACGTCACCTTCGCGCCGGGCACGCTCAACAGCTGGCACGTGCACAAGGGCGGCCAGATGCTCCTCGTCACCCACGGCCGCGGCTGGTATTGCGAATGGGAAGGCGTCGCGCGCGAACTGAAGCCGGGCGACGTCGTCGACATTCCCGCGGGCGTCAAGCACTGGCACGGCGCCGCGAAGGATTCCTGGTTCGCGCACGTCTCGATCGAGATCGACCCCGAGAAGGGCCCCGCCGAATGGCTCGAACCCGTGGCCGAGGAAGAGTACGCAAAGCTTCCGTAA
- a CDS encoding sensor histidine kinase, producing the protein MLALAAVLFAAAASARAETGWGRDPAFPVQLTIGVQATLPPAFRAEVLKPTERYLKEAFPAARIVYRDMTTDDLKREVSEGRIRAYFADPGFFSDLQSEGRSEELVALRPPETLDPTYSTGIAVVVPATSPVTRLSDLEARTVVSDRPDNFGTQIVFEGLLADEDVPADRMRFVYTDFVPPSPLLRLARGEADAAVVPTCELEWAVEAGLLVRSDFRVLDETTRFSRCARSSKLFPSVIFGASSSLDASAARALTVALLKAPAMPTGASWSIVTDFSSVKDLYRRLKRGPYEYLRAEAEPSFWERHRQTILWGGAALLGVFLFILGYLAHVRALVRRRTRELEAVIREKDRTAARERTLREKLERMERAGIVSELSSFFAHEVRQPVAAVTAFAGALKLYAKEHFPDDRLLTHTSSRIVDEAERVSEIVERVRGYARGRRHPSEVRGAMSLVDEALAGFRLSSVSSGLTVHVFADGNPTVEVEPLEMTLVLLNLLKNAATAMRRSDATTLAVSVGTECEAEGEGEADGESAPEGRSRTQPVRARVVFRVADFGPKVSDATIAALQAGEAPEAPETAETAGSSGSGSSEGLGLGLMLVRTVVEAHGGELRWRRTEPERGLTVEVRLPAHDPEVSTSNHREIRKCLQF; encoded by the coding sequence ATGCTTGCTCTCGCCGCCGTACTTTTCGCGGCGGCCGCCTCCGCGCGCGCCGAAACGGGCTGGGGGCGCGATCCCGCATTCCCCGTGCAGTTGACGATCGGCGTGCAGGCGACACTTCCGCCCGCGTTTCGCGCGGAAGTCCTGAAACCTACCGAGCGCTACCTCAAAGAAGCGTTTCCCGCCGCGCGCATCGTCTATCGAGACATGACGACCGACGACCTGAAACGCGAAGTTTCCGAAGGCCGCATTCGGGCGTACTTCGCCGATCCGGGCTTTTTCAGCGACCTGCAGTCCGAAGGGCGCAGCGAAGAGCTCGTCGCCCTGCGTCCGCCCGAGACGCTCGATCCGACGTACTCGACGGGGATTGCGGTCGTGGTACCCGCAACAAGTCCCGTCACGCGTCTCTCGGACCTCGAAGCGCGCACGGTCGTCTCGGACCGCCCCGACAATTTCGGCACGCAAATCGTTTTCGAGGGACTTCTCGCCGACGAAGACGTCCCCGCCGATCGGATGCGCTTCGTCTATACGGATTTTGTGCCGCCTTCGCCCCTCCTGCGCCTTGCGCGCGGGGAGGCGGATGCGGCCGTCGTGCCGACGTGCGAACTCGAATGGGCGGTCGAGGCGGGGTTGCTCGTACGGTCGGACTTTCGGGTGCTCGACGAAACGACGCGCTTTTCGCGCTGCGCGCGCTCGAGCAAACTGTTCCCGAGCGTCATTTTCGGGGCCTCCTCGTCGCTCGACGCCTCGGCGGCCCGCGCGCTCACGGTGGCGCTCCTCAAAGCGCCCGCGATGCCGACGGGCGCCTCCTGGTCGATCGTGACCGACTTTTCCTCCGTCAAAGACCTCTATCGGCGCCTGAAGCGCGGCCCCTACGAGTACCTGCGCGCCGAGGCCGAGCCGAGTTTCTGGGAGCGGCACCGCCAAACGATCCTTTGGGGCGGAGCCGCGCTTCTCGGCGTGTTTCTTTTCATCCTCGGCTACCTCGCGCACGTGCGCGCGCTCGTTCGGCGCCGCACGCGGGAGCTCGAAGCCGTGATCCGGGAAAAGGACCGCACGGCCGCGCGCGAGCGGACGCTGCGGGAAAAGTTGGAACGCATGGAGCGCGCGGGGATCGTCTCGGAACTCTCCTCCTTTTTCGCGCATGAAGTGCGTCAGCCCGTGGCGGCCGTGACGGCGTTCGCGGGCGCCTTGAAGCTCTACGCCAAGGAGCACTTTCCCGACGACCGGCTCCTCACCCACACCTCGTCGCGCATCGTCGACGAAGCGGAGCGCGTCTCCGAAATCGTCGAGCGCGTGCGCGGATACGCCCGCGGGCGCCGTCACCCGAGCGAAGTGCGCGGAGCGATGTCGCTCGTTGACGAAGCGCTCGCGGGCTTTCGACTCTCGTCCGTCTCGAGCGGCCTCACGGTCCACGTTTTTGCCGACGGGAATCCGACCGTGGAGGTGGAGCCCCTCGAAATGACGCTTGTCCTCCTGAACCTCCTCAAAAACGCCGCGACCGCCATGCGTCGGTCCGATGCGACGACGCTCGCGGTGTCGGTCGGGACGGAATGCGAAGCGGAAGGTGAAGGTGAAGCGGACGGCGAAAGCGCCCCCGAAGGCCGAAGCCGAACGCAACCCGTTCGCGCGCGGGTCGTCTTTCGCGTCGCGGACTTCGGGCCCAAGGTGTCCGACGCCACGATTGCCGCCCTCCAGGCGGGCGAAGCGCCCGAAGCGCCCGAAACGGCCGAAACGGCCGGTTCGTCCGGATCGGGCTCGTCCGAGGGGCTCGGTCTCGGACTCATGCTCGTACGCACGGTCGTCGAAGCGCACGGGGGCGAATTGCGGTGGCGGCGCACCGAGCCCGAACGGGGACTCACCGTCGAAGTGCGTCTGCCCGCGCACGATCCGGAAGTCTCAACGTCAAATCACAGGGAGATCCGCAAATGTCTTCAATTCTGA